A DNA window from Desertifilum tharense IPPAS B-1220 contains the following coding sequences:
- the psaB gene encoding photosystem I core protein PsaB: MATKFPKFSQDLAQDPTTRRLWYGIATAHDFESHDGMTEENLYQKIFASHFGHLAIIFLWTSGNLFHVAWQGNFEQWIKDPLNVRPIAHAIWDPQFGAPAVEAFTQGGASNPVNITYSGIYHWWYTIGMRTNGDLYQGAVFLLLLSAVFLFAGWLHLQPKFRPSLSWFKNAESRLNHHLAGLFGVSSLAWTGHLVHVAIPESRGQHVGWDNFLSTLPHPAGLAPFFTGNWGAYAQNPDSASHVFGTAEGAGTAILTFLGGFHPQTQSLWLTDMAHHHLAIAVIFIIAGHMYRTNFGIGHSIKEMVNSKQPLFGIKNEGQFNLPHQGLYDTMNNSLHFQLAFALAALGVITSLVAQHMYSLPPYAFMAKDFTTQAALYTHHQYIAGFIMVGAFAHGAIFLVRDYDPEQNKGNVLDRVLQHKEAIISHLSWVSLFLGFHTLGLYVHNDVVVAFGTPEKQILIEPVFAQFIQAAHGKALYGMDVLLSNPDSIATTAWPNYGNVWLPGWLDAINSGTNSLFLTIGPGDFLVHHAIALGLHTTTLILVKGALDARGSKLMPDKKDFGYAFPCDGPGRGGTCDISAWDAFYLAMFWMLNTIAWLTFYWHWKHLGIWQGNVAQFNESSTYLMGWFRDYLWLYSSQLINGYNPYGMNNLAVWSWMFLFGHLVWATGFMFLISWRGYWQELIETLVWAHERTPLANLIRWKDKPVAMSIIQGRVVGLAHFTVGFVLTYAAFVIASTAGKFG, encoded by the coding sequence ATGGCAACAAAATTTCCCAAGTTTAGCCAAGACCTCGCTCAGGACCCGACGACACGTCGGCTATGGTACGGGATTGCCACAGCTCACGACTTTGAGAGCCACGATGGCATGACGGAAGAAAATCTTTACCAAAAGATTTTTGCTTCGCACTTCGGTCATCTAGCAATCATTTTCCTGTGGACTTCTGGCAACCTGTTCCATGTAGCCTGGCAAGGTAACTTTGAACAGTGGATTAAAGATCCGCTCAACGTCCGTCCCATTGCTCACGCGATTTGGGACCCCCAATTTGGGGCACCGGCAGTAGAAGCGTTCACCCAAGGCGGTGCTTCTAACCCGGTTAACATTACCTACTCTGGTATCTACCACTGGTGGTATACCATCGGGATGCGGACGAACGGCGACCTCTATCAAGGCGCTGTGTTCCTCCTGCTCCTGTCGGCAGTCTTCCTGTTCGCAGGTTGGTTGCACCTCCAGCCCAAGTTCCGTCCGAGCTTGTCCTGGTTCAAAAATGCTGAGTCTCGTCTGAACCACCACTTAGCTGGATTGTTCGGCGTCAGCTCTTTAGCGTGGACTGGACACTTAGTTCACGTGGCCATTCCTGAGTCTCGCGGACAGCACGTTGGCTGGGATAACTTCCTGTCTACGCTGCCTCACCCCGCAGGTCTGGCTCCTTTCTTTACCGGAAATTGGGGCGCTTATGCTCAAAACCCGGATTCTGCTAGCCATGTATTTGGTACGGCAGAAGGCGCAGGTACCGCGATTCTGACCTTCTTGGGCGGTTTCCATCCCCAAACCCAGTCTCTGTGGTTGACGGATATGGCTCACCACCACTTGGCGATCGCAGTCATCTTCATCATTGCGGGCCACATGTACCGGACGAACTTCGGTATCGGTCACAGCATCAAGGAGATGGTGAACTCGAAACAGCCTTTGTTTGGAATCAAAAACGAAGGTCAGTTCAACCTGCCTCACCAGGGGTTGTATGACACCATGAACAACTCCCTGCACTTCCAACTGGCGTTTGCGCTAGCAGCATTAGGGGTTATTACCTCTCTGGTTGCCCAGCACATGTACTCGCTGCCTCCTTACGCTTTCATGGCGAAGGACTTCACCACCCAAGCAGCGCTGTACACTCACCACCAGTACATTGCAGGCTTCATCATGGTGGGCGCGTTTGCTCACGGTGCGATTTTCCTCGTCCGCGACTACGATCCCGAACAAAACAAGGGCAACGTGTTAGACCGCGTTCTCCAGCATAAAGAAGCGATCATCTCGCACTTAAGCTGGGTGTCCTTATTCCTAGGCTTCCATACCCTAGGTCTGTACGTCCATAACGATGTTGTGGTTGCCTTCGGCACCCCTGAGAAGCAAATCTTGATTGAGCCTGTGTTTGCTCAATTCATCCAAGCGGCTCATGGTAAAGCCCTCTACGGCATGGATGTACTGCTGTCCAACCCGGATAGCATTGCGACCACTGCTTGGCCCAACTACGGTAACGTTTGGTTGCCCGGTTGGTTGGATGCCATCAACAGCGGTACCAACTCCTTATTCCTAACCATTGGTCCTGGCGATTTCTTGGTTCACCATGCGATCGCTCTCGGCCTGCACACCACCACCTTAATCTTGGTTAAAGGTGCGTTGGATGCTCGCGGCTCCAAGTTGATGCCCGACAAGAAAGACTTCGGCTATGCCTTCCCTTGCGATGGTCCTGGCCGTGGCGGTACTTGCGACATCTCCGCTTGGGACGCTTTCTACCTCGCCATGTTCTGGATGCTGAACACCATTGCTTGGTTAACCTTCTACTGGCACTGGAAGCACCTGGGCATTTGGCAAGGTAACGTGGCTCAGTTTAATGAGTCCTCGACCTACCTGATGGGTTGGTTCCGCGACTACCTGTGGCTGTATTCTTCACAGCTCATCAACGGGTACAACCCGTACGGCATGAATAACCTGGCTGTTTGGTCCTGGATGTTCCTCTTTGGACACCTGGTTTGGGCAACCGGCTTCATGTTCCTGATTAGCTGGCGCGGTTACTGGCAAGAGTTGATTGAAACTCTCGTCTGGGCGCACGAGCGCACGCCTCTGGCGAACCTGATTCGCTGGAAAGACAAGCCGGTTGCGATGTCGATCATTCAAGGTCGCGTAGTAGGTTTAGCTCACTTCACCGTTGGCTTTGTCCTCACCTATGCCGCCTTCGTGATTGCTTCAACAGCAGGTAAGTTTGGTTAA
- the psaA gene encoding photosystem I core protein PsaA, with product MTTTPQGQEGKARVVVDKDPVPTSFERWAKPGHFDRTLARGPKTTTWIWNLHATVHDFDSHTSDLEDVSRKIFSAHFGHLAVIFIWLSGAYFHGAKFSNYEAWLTDPTHIKPSAQVVWPIFGQEILNGDVGGGFHGIQITSGLFQLWRASGITNSFQLYCTAIGGLVMAALMLFAGWFHYHKRAPKLEWFQNVESMLNHHLAGLLGLGCLGWAGHQIHVSLPINKLLDAGVAPKDIPLPQEFILNPSLMSELYPKVNWGFFQGVIPFFTGNWGAYTDFLTFKGGLNPVTGGLWLSDTAHHHLALAVLFIVAGHMYRTNWGIGHSIKTILENHKGPFTGEGHKGLYEILTTSWHAQLAINLAMLGSLSIIVAHHMYAMPPYPYIATDYATQLSLFTHHVWIGGFLIVGAGAHGAIFMVRDYDPAKNVNNLLDRVIRHRDAIISHLNWVCMFLGFHSFGLYVHNDTMRAFGRPMDMFSDTAIQLQPVFAQWVQNIHAIAPGNTAPNALEPASYAFGGGAVAIGGKVAMMPIALGTADFMIHHIHAFTIHVTVLILLKGVLFARNSRLIPDKASLGFRFPCDGPGRGGTCQVSGWDHVFLGLFWMYNSLSIVIFHFSWKMQSDVWGTVSPDGTVSHITAGNFAQSAITINGWLRDFLWAQASQVITSYGSALSAYGLLFLGAHFVWAFSLMFLFSGRGYWQELIESIVWAHNKLKVAPSIQPRALSIIQGRAVGVAHYLLGGIATTWAFFLARIISVG from the coding sequence ATGACAACTACCCCACAGGGACAAGAGGGAAAAGCTAGGGTTGTTGTGGATAAGGACCCGGTTCCCACTTCTTTTGAAAGATGGGCAAAACCCGGACACTTTGACCGCACCCTGGCCAGAGGGCCCAAAACCACAACTTGGATTTGGAACCTTCACGCCACTGTCCACGATTTTGACAGTCACACCAGTGACTTAGAAGACGTTTCCCGCAAGATATTCAGCGCTCACTTCGGTCACTTAGCCGTGATCTTTATCTGGCTGAGTGGCGCATACTTCCACGGCGCTAAATTTTCCAATTACGAAGCTTGGCTGACCGATCCCACTCACATTAAGCCAAGCGCTCAGGTCGTCTGGCCAATTTTTGGTCAAGAAATTCTCAACGGTGACGTTGGAGGCGGCTTCCACGGTATTCAAATCACCTCTGGTTTGTTCCAACTGTGGCGTGCTTCCGGCATCACGAACAGCTTCCAACTGTACTGCACTGCTATTGGCGGCCTCGTCATGGCAGCATTGATGCTGTTCGCTGGCTGGTTCCACTATCACAAGCGCGCTCCCAAGCTGGAATGGTTCCAGAATGTGGAGTCGATGCTGAACCACCACCTCGCCGGACTTTTAGGTCTAGGTTGCTTGGGCTGGGCCGGACACCAAATTCACGTGTCTTTACCCATCAACAAGCTGCTCGACGCAGGTGTTGCCCCCAAAGACATCCCCCTGCCTCAAGAATTTATCCTCAATCCCAGCTTGATGAGCGAGCTGTATCCCAAAGTCAATTGGGGATTTTTCCAAGGCGTTATTCCCTTCTTTACCGGGAACTGGGGCGCTTATACCGACTTCCTGACCTTCAAAGGCGGTTTGAATCCGGTTACAGGTGGACTGTGGTTGTCTGACACCGCTCACCACCACTTAGCATTAGCCGTGCTATTCATCGTTGCGGGTCATATGTACCGCACGAACTGGGGCATTGGCCATAGCATCAAAACCATCTTAGAAAACCACAAAGGTCCCTTTACGGGCGAAGGCCATAAGGGTCTATATGAAATCCTGACCACTTCTTGGCACGCACAACTCGCGATTAACTTAGCGATGTTGGGTTCGCTCTCGATCATTGTGGCTCACCACATGTACGCCATGCCTCCCTATCCGTACATCGCGACGGATTATGCCACTCAGCTTTCGCTGTTCACCCACCACGTGTGGATCGGTGGCTTCCTAATCGTTGGAGCAGGCGCTCATGGGGCAATCTTCATGGTGCGCGATTACGACCCAGCCAAGAATGTTAACAACTTGCTGGATCGCGTGATTCGTCACCGGGATGCCATCATCTCCCATTTGAACTGGGTTTGCATGTTCTTAGGCTTCCACAGCTTCGGTCTGTACGTGCATAACGACACGATGCGAGCTTTCGGTCGTCCGATGGACATGTTCTCCGACACCGCAATTCAACTTCAACCTGTATTTGCCCAGTGGGTACAAAATATCCACGCGATCGCTCCCGGTAACACGGCTCCCAACGCGCTAGAACCTGCTAGCTATGCGTTTGGCGGCGGCGCTGTAGCGATTGGCGGCAAAGTGGCGATGATGCCGATCGCGCTAGGTACGGCGGACTTCATGATCCACCACATCCACGCCTTCACCATTCACGTCACCGTTCTGATTCTGCTCAAGGGCGTTCTGTTTGCCCGTAACTCTCGCTTAATTCCCGATAAAGCTAGCTTAGGCTTCCGCTTCCCCTGCGACGGTCCAGGTCGGGGCGGCACTTGCCAAGTCTCTGGTTGGGACCATGTTTTCTTGGGTCTGTTCTGGATGTACAACAGCTTATCGATTGTAATTTTCCACTTCAGTTGGAAGATGCAGTCAGATGTCTGGGGAACAGTATCGCCCGATGGCACGGTATCCCATATCACGGCGGGTAATTTTGCCCAAAGCGCAATTACCATTAACGGCTGGCTGCGCGACTTCCTGTGGGCGCAAGCTTCTCAGGTCATCACTTCCTACGGTTCGGCATTGTCTGCTTATGGCTTGCTGTTCCTGGGCGCTCACTTTGTTTGGGCATTTAGCTTGATGTTCCTGTTCAGCGGTCGCGGCTACTGGCAAGAACTGATCGAGTCCATTGTTTGGGCCCATAATAAATTAAAGGTTGCTCCATCAATTCAGCCTCGTGCATTGAGCATTATTCAAGGCCGGGCTGTTGGGGTGGCTCACTACCTCCTAGGAGGAATTGCCACAACCTGGGCATTCTTCCTGGCTCGAATCATTTCTGTAGGATGA
- a CDS encoding photosystem I reaction center protein subunit XI, whose translation MADPRNMEVVKPYDGDPFVGHLSTPISDSDFTRAFIGNLPAYRKGLSPFRRGLEIGLAHGYFLLGPWVVFGPLRDYPGAANLGALISAVALILIATAGMSAYGFVTFKEQDNPQGLTPKVSDRLKTDEGWSEFTGGFFLGGTGGAFVAYFLLENFEAVDAIFRGLVNR comes from the coding sequence ATGGCCGATCCAAGAAATATGGAAGTCGTAAAACCCTACGACGGCGATCCGTTTGTTGGACATCTTTCAACCCCCATTTCGGATTCTGATTTTACGCGAGCTTTTATTGGCAATCTTCCCGCTTACCGCAAAGGACTGTCTCCCTTCCGGCGCGGCTTAGAGATTGGGTTAGCCCACGGTTACTTCTTGCTAGGCCCTTGGGTCGTATTTGGCCCCCTGCGCGACTATCCAGGCGCGGCTAACCTGGGTGCTTTAATCTCCGCCGTAGCTCTGATTTTGATTGCAACGGCAGGGATGTCCGCTTACGGCTTCGTTACCTTTAAAGAACAAGATAACCCCCAAGGGTTAACCCCCAAAGTCTCCGACCGTCTGAAAACTGACGAAGGCTGGAGCGAATTCACCGGCGGATTCTTCCTCGGTGGTACGGGTGGCGCGTTTGTAGCTTACTTCCTGTTGGAAAACTTTGAAGCTGTAGACGCGATTTTCCGTGGATTAGTCAATCGTTAG
- a CDS encoding photosystem I reaction center subunit VIII, whose amino-acid sequence MTGDYAASFLPWILIPVVCWLMPLVVMGLLFIYIESDA is encoded by the coding sequence ATGACAGGCGATTACGCTGCTTCTTTCTTGCCTTGGATTTTGATTCCTGTTGTATGCTGGCTCATGCCTTTAGTCGTCATGGGACTGTTATTTATCTATATCGAAAGTGACGCTTAA
- a CDS encoding CIA30 family protein, which produces MSSNPRETWDFGRFVQTLVDFEALPFMGCLKRILQGQTRQPTSSSGGQNMGVIVVAGATGGVGKRVVERLLAQNYAVRALVRDTNRARTILGDRVELFEADLTIPETLTPALMRDAIAIICCTGTRVQPVEGDTPTREKYYQGIKFYLPEVADSPEAVEYQGIQNLVNLAVRCLPPADQQMIFDFKSPNAQIAELWGAVDDVVMGGVSESEIRLIEGSALFSGIVSTANSGGFASVRTKNLTPPLDLSQFSGIELRLKGDGQRYKCILRGENKWDGIGYSYSFDTTANQWITVRIPFTDLVPVFRAKVVRDAPRLDTQRVYAFQLMLSKFEYDGALNPRFNPGGFALYIESIKAYGGNTTPRFIHISSAGVTRPGKPGLNLEEEPPAVRMNDQLGGLLTWKLRGEEVIRQSSLPYTIIRPCALTEETGGQTLRFEQGDTIRGQVSREDIAQLCVEALKLPEACQRTFEVKAQPGLAENNWKALFQELDRD; this is translated from the coding sequence ATGTCTAGTAATCCGCGAGAAACATGGGACTTTGGCAGATTTGTCCAAACCTTAGTTGACTTTGAGGCACTACCGTTCATGGGTTGCCTCAAGCGCATTCTGCAAGGTCAAACTCGCCAGCCTACTTCTTCATCCGGAGGTCAAAACATGGGCGTTATCGTGGTTGCAGGAGCCACGGGGGGAGTCGGAAAACGCGTGGTTGAGCGTTTATTGGCTCAAAACTATGCCGTTCGCGCTCTCGTCAGAGATACTAACCGCGCCCGTACTATTTTAGGCGATCGCGTTGAACTATTTGAAGCCGATCTGACCATTCCGGAAACCTTAACGCCTGCTTTGATGCGAGATGCGATCGCTATTATTTGCTGTACGGGTACCCGCGTGCAACCCGTAGAAGGCGATACCCCCACTCGCGAAAAATATTATCAAGGCATCAAATTCTATTTACCCGAAGTTGCCGATAGTCCTGAAGCGGTTGAATATCAGGGGATTCAGAATTTAGTCAATTTAGCCGTTCGCTGTCTACCTCCCGCAGACCAGCAAATGATTTTTGATTTTAAATCCCCAAATGCCCAAATTGCCGAACTGTGGGGAGCCGTTGACGATGTGGTGATGGGGGGAGTTAGCGAAAGTGAAATTCGCTTAATTGAAGGCAGTGCTTTGTTTAGCGGTATCGTCTCGACTGCCAATTCGGGGGGGTTTGCTTCAGTCAGAACGAAAAACTTAACCCCTCCCCTCGATTTAAGCCAGTTTAGCGGTATTGAATTGCGATTGAAAGGGGATGGACAGCGTTATAAGTGCATTCTGCGCGGCGAAAATAAATGGGATGGAATTGGCTATAGTTATTCTTTTGATACGACCGCAAATCAATGGATAACGGTTCGCATTCCCTTTACAGACTTGGTTCCGGTATTTCGCGCCAAGGTTGTCCGAGATGCACCAAGGCTGGATACCCAACGGGTTTATGCTTTTCAGTTAATGCTCAGTAAGTTTGAATATGATGGCGCGCTTAACCCCCGCTTCAATCCGGGTGGATTCGCCCTTTATATTGAATCCATCAAAGCTTATGGGGGCAATACTACACCTCGGTTTATCCACATTAGCTCGGCGGGAGTGACCCGACCGGGAAAACCCGGATTAAACCTAGAAGAAGAACCCCCGGCGGTTCGGATGAACGACCAATTAGGCGGACTGCTGACTTGGAAGTTACGGGGGGAAGAGGTGATTCGCCAAAGCAGCCTTCCCTACACCATTATTCGACCTTGCGCGCTGACTGAAGAAACGGGAGGACAAACGTTACGGTTTGAACAAGGGGATACAATACGCGGTCAGGTGAGCCGTGAGGATATCGCGCAATTGTGCGTTGAGGCCTTAAAGTTACCCGAAGCTTGTCAGAGGACTTTTGAGGTTAAAGCTCAACCGGGTTTGGCTGAGAATAACTGGAAAGCGTTATTTCAAGAGTTAGACCGAGATTGA
- a CDS encoding ATP-binding protein, translating into MSIPIASKVVKARRDYNTWVATETLEDYALRFTPKSFRKWSELLVANTAIGGISFLALEAIGGSLAISYGFANSFWAIVIVSIIIFLAGLPICYYASEYNIDMDLLTRGAGFGYLGSTITSLIYASFTFIFFALEAAIMAQALELYFHLPLWLGYIICSLIIIPLVFFGVTLINQLQFWTQPIWLILMISPYVFILCKDPQALHQWVNFAGESPSGASFNPLLFGSAATVSFSLIAQIGEQVDYLRFLPDRQPENRRQWWIAAIAAGPGWIVLGAAKQLGGAFLAALAVSQGVSFAKAHEPIQMYIVGFESIFSNPAVVLGVATFFVIVSQIKINVTNAYAGSLAWSNFFSRLTHSHPGRVVWLVFNVAIALLLMELGVFATLDAVLGLYSNIAIAWVGALVADLVINKPLGFSPSYIEFKRAYLYNINPVGFGSMLVASAIAIAAFLGAFGSTAQAFSSFIALGVAFILSPVIAILTQGKYYIARENTHFHETSETAIACGICSNLYEPQDMAYCPIYDTAICSLCCSLDARCHDSCKPNPHHPWVAQLQTLYTQKISPHIGQRLLSFLLIFSSISGFIALVLWLFYTQQIAPVVEATAQVQLSFFQLYAVFLVLVAIASWWLVLSEESRQLAQEELDKQNGQLQQEIAERLAAETALQALTQELEARVIARTAELTQALHQLQQAQIHLVQSEKLATLGQLLAGVAHEINNPVSFIFGNLKYAEDYNTDLLNHLRLYQKHYPNPVPEISDHAEEIDLAYLIEDFPHMLSSMKVGIDRIAALSVSLRNFYRCDTTNKVACNIHEGLESTLLILQHRLKANQKRSAIQILKNYGDLSPVECYPGQLNQVFMNLLANAIDALEEERSPLDTQGFQPTISISTILEPNKAIIQIADNGSGMPPEVQARLFEPLFTTKPVGKGTGLGLSISQQIICEKHGGFLSCQSVLGEGTVFKIELPIC; encoded by the coding sequence ATGTCTATTCCTATAGCGTCAAAAGTTGTTAAAGCAAGACGCGACTATAACACTTGGGTAGCCACTGAAACCCTAGAAGACTATGCCTTACGCTTTACCCCAAAGTCTTTTAGAAAATGGTCGGAACTTCTGGTTGCCAATACTGCAATTGGGGGAATTTCCTTTTTAGCCCTAGAAGCCATTGGCGGTTCGCTTGCCATTAGCTACGGATTTGCGAATTCTTTTTGGGCAATTGTTATTGTTTCCATCATTATTTTTCTAGCCGGTTTACCCATCTGCTACTACGCCTCCGAATACAACATTGATATGGACTTGTTGACGCGAGGGGCAGGCTTTGGCTATCTCGGATCGACCATTACCTCCTTAATTTATGCCTCCTTTACCTTTATTTTCTTTGCCCTAGAAGCGGCAATCATGGCCCAGGCGCTAGAACTTTATTTTCACCTTCCCCTGTGGCTTGGGTATATTATTTGCTCCTTAATTATCATTCCCCTCGTCTTTTTTGGCGTCACCTTAATTAACCAGTTGCAATTTTGGACGCAGCCGATCTGGTTGATTTTGATGATTTCTCCCTATGTTTTTATTCTCTGTAAAGACCCTCAAGCCCTGCATCAATGGGTTAACTTTGCTGGAGAATCCCCTAGCGGCGCTAGCTTTAATCCCCTGCTGTTTGGTTCGGCGGCCACTGTTTCCTTTTCCTTAATTGCTCAGATTGGCGAACAAGTAGACTATTTGCGCTTTTTACCCGATCGACAGCCGGAAAACCGCCGTCAATGGTGGATCGCAGCCATTGCAGCCGGGCCGGGTTGGATTGTGTTGGGGGCAGCCAAACAACTGGGAGGGGCATTTCTGGCCGCTTTAGCCGTCAGCCAGGGCGTCAGTTTTGCCAAAGCGCACGAACCCATTCAGATGTACATTGTGGGGTTTGAATCGATTTTCAGTAACCCAGCCGTCGTTCTGGGCGTGGCTACCTTTTTTGTGATTGTTTCGCAAATTAAAATTAACGTCACCAACGCCTACGCCGGATCGCTGGCATGGTCTAACTTTTTTTCGCGCCTCACCCACTCTCACCCCGGACGAGTGGTTTGGCTCGTCTTTAACGTGGCGATCGCACTTTTGTTAATGGAATTGGGCGTTTTTGCCACCCTAGACGCCGTTCTCGGTCTTTACTCGAATATTGCGATCGCCTGGGTGGGGGCCTTAGTCGCCGATCTCGTCATTAACAAACCCCTCGGCTTTAGCCCCTCCTATATTGAATTTAAGCGCGCCTACCTTTACAACATTAACCCCGTGGGTTTCGGGTCAATGCTGGTGGCTTCTGCGATCGCGATCGCCGCTTTCTTGGGCGCATTTGGCAGCACCGCCCAAGCCTTCTCTTCCTTCATCGCCCTCGGCGTCGCCTTTATCCTCTCGCCTGTAATTGCGATCCTCACCCAAGGTAAATATTACATTGCCAGAGAAAACACCCACTTCCACGAAACCTCCGAAACTGCGATCGCGTGCGGTATTTGCTCGAACCTCTACGAACCGCAAGATATGGCCTATTGCCCAATCTACGATACCGCCATTTGTTCGCTGTGTTGCAGCCTAGATGCCCGCTGTCACGATAGCTGCAAGCCCAACCCACACCATCCTTGGGTTGCCCAACTGCAAACCCTGTATACTCAAAAAATCTCGCCTCACATCGGTCAGCGGCTGCTATCGTTCCTATTAATTTTCAGCAGCATTTCTGGGTTTATCGCCCTGGTGTTGTGGCTGTTTTACACCCAACAAATCGCCCCAGTGGTTGAAGCAACAGCCCAAGTGCAACTCAGCTTTTTCCAACTCTACGCCGTTTTTCTGGTACTAGTTGCGATCGCCTCCTGGTGGCTAGTCCTCAGCGAAGAAAGCCGCCAACTCGCCCAAGAAGAACTCGACAAACAAAACGGACAACTCCAACAAGAAATAGCCGAACGCCTAGCCGCCGAAACCGCCCTCCAAGCCCTCACCCAAGAACTAGAAGCCCGCGTCATCGCCCGTACCGCCGAACTCACCCAAGCCTTGCATCAACTCCAGCAAGCCCAAATTCATCTCGTCCAGAGCGAAAAACTAGCAACCCTCGGTCAACTCCTCGCCGGGGTCGCGCACGAAATCAATAACCCCGTCAGCTTTATTTTTGGCAACCTTAAATACGCAGAAGACTATAACACCGACCTGCTCAATCATCTCAGGCTTTATCAAAAACACTACCCCAACCCCGTCCCCGAAATTAGCGATCATGCAGAAGAAATCGATCTAGCCTATCTGATCGAAGACTTCCCCCATATGCTTTCTTCGATGAAAGTTGGAATCGACCGCATCGCCGCCTTAAGCGTTTCTCTCCGCAACTTTTATCGCTGCGATACCACCAACAAAGTAGCCTGCAATATTCACGAAGGCTTAGAAAGTACGCTCCTAATTTTGCAGCATCGCTTAAAAGCGAACCAGAAGCGATCGGCCATTCAGATTCTCAAAAATTATGGCGATTTATCCCCAGTTGAATGCTATCCCGGTCAACTGAATCAAGTCTTTATGAACCTGCTAGCCAATGCGATTGACGCCTTAGAAGAAGAACGCTCGCCCCTAGATACGCAAGGATTCCAACCGACCATTTCAATTTCTACAATCCTAGAACCGAATAAAGCCATTATTCAGATTGCCGATAATGGTAGCGGAATGCCTCCGGAGGTACAAGCGCGTTTATTTGAACCCTTGTTTACCACAAAACCTGTCGGTAAAGGAACTGGGTTAGGCTTATCCATCAGCCAGCAGATTATTTGCGAGAAACATGGTGGTTTCTTAAGCTGTCAATCGGTTTTGGGGGAAGGAACTGTGTTTAAAATTGAACTTCCAATTTGCTGA
- a CDS encoding PEP-CTERM sorting domain-containing protein — protein MNAKLFAGLTTTAAALTLMSIAAPAEALSLTSSNFGNSGIIFDQDTEVEFTFWESHGKYKSIFGIIDTLSGQKFDLFSETRGYNPGSGEANDWKLTPEYIAVNPEFLSEPFKAVFKFTAGITYQLAYWGSNHTVDASAAKFQYDGTHTYLTTGPNWKGAQEFNTLTVDGSVIIGMEDGWERANKRGEGDFNDFIVSARLVSAADVPEPTATLALLGVGSAGLFGLRRRRAQSSI, from the coding sequence ATGAACGCTAAACTTTTCGCTGGTTTAACCACAACTGCCGCTGCGCTTACACTGATGAGCATAGCTGCACCTGCTGAGGCGCTTTCTTTAACGTCGAGCAACTTCGGCAATTCTGGCATTATTTTTGACCAAGATACGGAAGTTGAGTTTACTTTCTGGGAATCCCACGGGAAATATAAATCTATCTTTGGGATTATTGACACTTTAAGCGGACAAAAATTCGACCTATTTTCCGAAACGCGGGGATACAACCCAGGTTCTGGGGAAGCTAACGATTGGAAACTGACGCCTGAGTATATTGCAGTTAACCCTGAGTTTCTCAGCGAACCGTTCAAAGCCGTCTTTAAGTTTACGGCGGGCATTACCTATCAACTGGCCTATTGGGGAAGCAATCACACTGTTGATGCGAGTGCGGCTAAGTTTCAATACGATGGAACTCACACTTACTTAACCACTGGACCTAATTGGAAGGGGGCCCAAGAGTTTAATACGCTGACGGTTGATGGCAGCGTGATTATCGGTATGGAAGATGGCTGGGAACGCGCGAATAAACGGGGAGAAGGCGACTTCAACGACTTTATCGTCTCTGCACGGCTCGTTTCAGCCGCCGATGTTCCCGAACCCACCGCGACTTTAGCGCTTCTGGGTGTGGGTAGTGCGGGTTTATTTGGCTTGCGTCGTCGTCGCGCTCAATCCTCCATCTAG